One segment of Triticum aestivum cultivar Chinese Spring chromosome 2A, IWGSC CS RefSeq v2.1, whole genome shotgun sequence DNA contains the following:
- the LOC123185744 gene encoding NDR1/HIN1-like protein 10, producing MSDGPNSQGVNNNVGLFIGVLRFLHSATTFAQTSNSKVNSRHHHHLIQDLNREKPPAGTMCGCDDCCGCISYRTRENIKYGCICFGVVAVVVVFAVLLAAYAFLRHVSIIVEDASLTRFALLTTPATALAYNLSLSLNVRNPNWAMSIKNTEPFEAAYKFDGQQFDRVQVSDKGDKHPPRKTMVYRLDSGSDGALVSLGNAGVVEYKKENETGVFEVEVALTRKVSYTARYTKCKIEATCKLKLKLVKPETTTVVFEKVKCKLEKAEKNC from the coding sequence ATGTCGGATGGTCCCAACTCCCAAGGTGTGAATAACAATGTTGGCCTATTTATAGGAGTGCTTCGCTTCCTCCATTCCGCCACAACGTTTGCCCAGACTTCAAATTCTAAAGTCAATAGcaggcaccaccaccacctcaTCCAAGATCTGAATAGAGAAAAACCTCCGGCGGGAACGATGTGCGGCTGCGACGACTGCTGCGGCTGCATCTCTTACAGGACCAGGGAGAACATCAAGTACGGCTGCATCTGCTTCGGCGTCGTCGCCGTCGTGGTCGTCTTCGCCGTCCTCCTGGCCGCCTACGCCTTCCTCCGCCACGTCAGCATCATCGTGGAGGACGCCTCGCTGACCAGGTTTGCACTGCTGACGACCCCGGCGACGGCGCTCGCGTACAACCTCTCGCTGTCTCTCAACGTCCGCAACCCGAACTGGGCGATGAGCATCAAGAACACGGAGCCGTTCGAGGCCGCCTACAAGTTCGACGGCCAGCAGTTCGACCGCGTGCAGGTCTCTGACAAGGGCGACAAGCATCCCCCCAGGAAGACCATGGTTTACCGCCTTGACTCGGGATCAGACGGCGCCCTCGTGTCGCTGGGTAACGCCGGCGTGGTGGAGTACAAGAAGGAGAACGAGACAGGTGTGTTCGAGGTGGAGGTGGCGCTGACCCGCAAAGTGAGCTACACAGCGCGCTACACCAAGTGCAAGATCGAGGCCACCTGCAAGCTCAAGCTCAAGCTCGTGAAGCCGGAGACGACCACGGTGGTGTTCGAAAAAGTGAAATGCAAGCTAGAAAAGGCCGAGAAAAACTGCTAG